TTCGAGCCCAGCGTCCGGTTTCGATCCGCTTAGTTCAATTGTTCGCGATAGGGCAGGTCAGGCCCATTCCTCCCACACGTCAACGCCGCGGCGCCCATAGCGAACGCCAGCATGCTGTCGATGTGTTCCCGTTCCAGCGAATTCACTGCTTCCACTGAATCCAGATTGTGCTCCGTGAGCCAGGCGATCAACGCCGCCTGGAAGGTATCTCCCGCGCCCACCGTATCGGCGATGGTCACTGGGCAGGCGGGCAGGGACCATACGCCATGCTGACGGCTGAACGCCGTCGCGCCCTGGCCGCCACGGGTCAGGAACACCAACTGGCAACGGTGCTCCAGCCATCCATCGATCACCTCCTGCGGGTCCCGGTCGGGATACAGCAGGTTCAGGTCTTCGTCACTGACTTTGATCAGGTCGGCGTAGCGCACCAACGTCGCGATCCGCGAGCGCCACAGCTCGATATCCGGTTGCGGGTTGAGCCGCACGTTGGGGTCCAGGCTGATCAGGCGCTTGCCGCTTTCCCGTTGCACGAGCGCCAGCAGCGTGTCGGCCACCGGTTGCACCACCAGGGAAAACGAGCCGACATGCAGGCCGCGTACCTCGGGACCCAGCACCGGCAGATGTGCCAGGCTCAGTTGTCGGTCGGCGCAGCCTTCGCCACGAAAGCTGTAGTGCGGCGAACCATTGGCCCCGACGGCGACCATGGCCAAGGTCGTTGGCGCGTCGAAATCGTGGGCAAATTGTGTGTTGACGCCTTCATTGACGAGCACTTGCTGCAAGCGACGCCCCAGATAGTCCGTGGAAAGCCCGGTAAACAGCGCCGACTCGACCCCCAGCCGACGCAACCCCACCGCCACGTTGAACGGCGAGCCACCCGCGATCGCCTTGTAATTCACTTGCGACGCTGGCGCTCCAGCATCGTTTGCGCTGAAAAAATCAAACAGCGCCTCACCACACACCAAATACATAATTGCCTGCTCTCAAAGGGTTGCGACGTGTTGCCGGTAGCGTTCGTAGGCGTGTTGCGACGCCGTGACATGTTCGGTGACGGGCCGGGTTTCGCTGGCCGGATCGAGCTTGACGCAGCGCTGGCACAATTCAGCCAGGGATTCTTGTGCATTGCCATGACACCACGCCGCCTGGATCGCGCCGCCGAGGGCGGCCGCCTCGCTCTGCTCGGTGCAGATGACCGTGGTGTCCATGATGTCGGCGACGATCTGCCGCCATACCGCACTCTTCGAGCCACCGCCGATCAGGCGGATGCTCTCGGCCTTGAGCCCGTTGGCGCGTAGCAGGTCGAGGCCATAGCGCAGGCCGAAGGTCGTGCCTTCGACCACTGCGCGGCACAGATTGGCCCGAGTCAGGTTGGTGGTCGTCAGGCCGAGGAGGCTGCCGGTGGCATGGGGCAGGGCGGGGACGCGCTCGCCATTGAGGAATGGCAGCATGCAGACGCCCTCGGCGCCGATCGGTGCCTGGGTCACCAGGGTGTTGAAGCTATCGATATCCAATTCCAGCAGCTCGCGCACGGCCCCGGTGGCATTGGTCAGGTTCATGGTGCAGATCAGCGGCAACCAGCCGCCGCTCGAAGAACAGAACGTTGCCACCGACGCTTGCGGGCTGACGGTGGGATCCGCTGCATAGGCATACACGGTGCCGGAGGAGCCGAGGCTCATGGTGATGACGCCGGGCTGGATGTTGCCGGTGCCGATGGCGCCCATCATGTTGTCACCGCCACCGCTGGACACCACGGCTTCGGGGTTGAGGCCCAGGTGCGCGGCGATTTCGGGCAGGATCCTGCCGACGGGCTGGTGAGCCTCGATCAGTTCGGGCAGCGCCGATTGCAGCCGGCCGCTGGGGTCGATATGCCGTAGCAGTTCCATGTCCCATTGGCGGGTGCGCACGTTGAAATAGCCGGTGCCCGAGGCGTCGCCGTATTCGCTGCAATGGCGGCCGGTGAGCCAGTAATTGAGGTAATCGTGGGGC
This genomic interval from Pseudomonas alvandae contains the following:
- a CDS encoding carbohydrate kinase family protein, translating into MYLVCGEALFDFFSANDAGAPASQVNYKAIAGGSPFNVAVGLRRLGVESALFTGLSTDYLGRRLQQVLVNEGVNTQFAHDFDAPTTLAMVAVGANGSPHYSFRGEGCADRQLSLAHLPVLGPEVRGLHVGSFSLVVQPVADTLLALVQRESGKRLISLDPNVRLNPQPDIELWRSRIATLVRYADLIKVSDEDLNLLYPDRDPQEVIDGWLEHRCQLVFLTRGGQGATAFSRQHGVWSLPACPVTIADTVGAGDTFQAALIAWLTEHNLDSVEAVNSLEREHIDSMLAFAMGAAALTCGRNGPDLPYREQLN
- the xylB gene encoding xylulokinase produces the protein MANQQLFLGIDCGTQGTKALILDAVSGEVLGQGAAGHSMISGANGRREQDTQQWLDAFTQATHQALNAAGVDGNAILGIGVSGQQHGLVLLDDQGEVLRPAKLWCDTETTAENDRLLAHLGGEGGALERLGVVIAPGYTVSKLLWTQEQHPQIFDRIASVLLPHDYLNYWLTGRHCSEYGDASGTGYFNVRTRQWDMELLRHIDPSGRLQSALPELIEAHQPVGRILPEIAAHLGLNPEAVVSSGGGDNMMGAIGTGNIQPGVITMSLGSSGTVYAYAADPTVSPQASVATFCSSSGGWLPLICTMNLTNATGAVRELLELDIDSFNTLVTQAPIGAEGVCMLPFLNGERVPALPHATGSLLGLTTTNLTRANLCRAVVEGTTFGLRYGLDLLRANGLKAESIRLIGGGSKSAVWRQIVADIMDTTVICTEQSEAAALGGAIQAAWCHGNAQESLAELCQRCVKLDPASETRPVTEHVTASQHAYERYRQHVATL